From the Nocardiopsis changdeensis genome, one window contains:
- a CDS encoding TetR/AcrR family transcriptional regulator, with amino-acid sequence MHAEAAGPVKRARSGSATRARILAAANELFYAHGIRATSADRIIEQVGITKVTFYRHFRAKGDLVVAYLEEQAAAERAWLREVRRGGDPLGSLRALAAGIGDASCRPGFRGCAFINAAAEFSDPDDPVRAAVDAHRGWMLGEFAAIAAEARAADVDATARQLMLLRDGAMVNGYLGDPEAVADSLGSAFASVVTAAAGGDGAGGTPPDR; translated from the coding sequence ATGCACGCCGAGGCCGCCGGACCGGTGAAGCGCGCCCGGTCGGGGTCCGCCACGAGAGCGCGCATCCTCGCCGCCGCGAACGAGCTGTTCTACGCGCACGGCATCCGCGCCACGAGTGCCGACCGCATCATCGAGCAGGTGGGCATCACGAAGGTGACCTTCTACCGCCACTTCCGCGCCAAGGGCGACCTCGTGGTCGCCTACCTGGAGGAACAGGCGGCCGCGGAGCGCGCGTGGCTCCGGGAGGTGCGCCGCGGGGGCGACCCGCTGGGATCGCTGCGCGCGCTGGCCGCCGGCATCGGGGACGCGAGCTGCCGCCCCGGGTTCCGCGGGTGCGCGTTCATCAACGCGGCGGCGGAGTTCTCCGACCCGGACGACCCGGTCCGGGCCGCCGTCGACGCGCACCGCGGATGGATGCTCGGGGAGTTCGCCGCCATCGCCGCCGAGGCGCGCGCGGCCGACGTCGACGCCACCGCGAGGCAGCTGATGCTCCTGCGGGACGGGGCGATGGTGAACGGCTACCTCGGCGACCCGGAGGCCGTCGCGGACTCCCTCGGCTCCGCGTTCGCCTCGGTCGTCACGGCCGCGGCGGGCGGGGACGGGGCCGGGGGAACCCCGCCGGACCGGTGA
- a CDS encoding 3'-5' exonuclease — protein sequence MGTELWNIVDVEATCWRGSPPPGSANEIIEIGLSVVDAATGERVSRHGLLVRPGRSEVSPFCTELTGITPEMVEGAVDFAEACRWLVAEHRSAERPWASWGDYDRRQFERQCAMTGVGYPFGGRHVNAKRVFGEAYGMRKRPPGMARALDAAGLPLEGRHHRGEDDAWNIAALVAHLVDRGVWPGAEAADAGDPVPTA from the coding sequence ATGGGTACGGAACTGTGGAACATCGTGGACGTCGAGGCCACCTGCTGGAGGGGGTCGCCGCCGCCGGGCTCGGCCAACGAGATCATCGAGATCGGGCTGAGCGTCGTCGACGCCGCCACGGGGGAGCGGGTGTCCCGGCACGGGCTGCTGGTCCGGCCCGGGCGGTCCGAGGTGAGCCCGTTCTGCACCGAGCTGACGGGGATCACCCCGGAGATGGTGGAGGGCGCGGTGGACTTCGCCGAGGCCTGCCGTTGGCTGGTCGCCGAGCACCGGTCGGCCGAGCGCCCGTGGGCGAGCTGGGGCGACTACGACCGCAGGCAGTTCGAGCGCCAGTGCGCGATGACCGGGGTCGGCTACCCCTTCGGCGGCCGCCACGTCAACGCCAAGAGGGTCTTCGGCGAGGCCTACGGGATGCGCAAGAGGCCGCCGGGCATGGCGCGGGCACTGGACGCCGCCGGGCTGCCGCTGGAGGGGCGCCACCACCGGGGCGAGGACGACGCGTGGAACATCGCGGCCCTGGTCGCGCACCTGGTGGACCGCGGGGTCTGGCCGGGCGCCGAGGCCGCGGACGCCGGGGACCCGGTGCCCACGGCCTGA
- a CDS encoding 3'(2'),5'-bisphosphate nucleotidase CysQ: MKNIRNDHEVARDLASEAGQLLLRLRARHGFDEPDVLRTLGDRTSHEFLFSALGRLRPSDAVLSEEGVDDPARLRARRVWIIDPLDGTREFAEAGRVDWAVHVALWENGELVAGAVALPAQGSTLSTVDPPWLPEERPSGQRLRITVSRSRPPAFAQRMATQLGAELVPMGSAGAKICSVLLGMADIYVHAGGQYEWDTAAPVAVAQAAGLHASRIDGSPLRYNVADPLLPDVLVCRSELSGMLLASIRDGADLDSAGPHAGG, from the coding sequence GTGAAGAACATCCGAAACGATCATGAGGTGGCCCGCGACCTGGCGAGCGAGGCGGGGCAGCTGCTGCTGCGCCTGCGCGCCCGGCACGGCTTCGACGAGCCCGACGTCCTGAGGACCCTGGGCGACCGGACCTCGCACGAGTTCCTGTTCTCCGCCCTGGGGCGGCTGCGCCCCAGCGACGCGGTGCTCTCCGAGGAGGGCGTGGACGATCCGGCCCGGCTGCGCGCCCGCCGGGTGTGGATCATCGACCCGCTGGACGGCACCCGCGAGTTCGCCGAGGCGGGCCGGGTCGACTGGGCGGTGCACGTGGCCCTGTGGGAGAACGGCGAGCTGGTCGCCGGGGCGGTCGCGCTGCCCGCCCAGGGCAGCACCCTGTCGACGGTGGACCCGCCCTGGCTGCCCGAGGAGCGCCCGTCGGGGCAGCGGCTGCGGATCACGGTCAGCCGCTCGCGCCCGCCCGCGTTCGCGCAGCGGATGGCCACCCAGCTGGGCGCTGAGCTGGTCCCGATGGGGTCGGCGGGCGCCAAGATCTGCTCGGTACTGCTGGGCATGGCCGACATCTACGTCCACGCCGGCGGCCAGTACGAGTGGGACACGGCCGCCCCGGTGGCGGTCGCCCAGGCGGCCGGCCTGCACGCCTCCCGGATCGACGGCTCGCCCCTGCGCTACAACGTAGCCGACCCGCTACTCCCCGATGTCCTTGTATGTCGATCGGAATTGTCGGGTATGTTGTTGGCTAGCATCCGCGACGGCGCGGACCTGGACAGCGCCGGTCCGCACGCGGGGGGCTAG
- the cysD gene encoding sulfate adenylyltransferase subunit CysD, protein MGQASQQAPGRYQLSQLDVLEAEAIFIMREVAAEFERPVLLFSGGKDSIVMLRLAEKAFWPGAVPFPVMHVDTGHNFPEVIEFRDRRVEQAGVRLVVASVQEQIDAGKVAEPTGRWASRNRLQTAALLEAIEEHGFDAAFGGARRDEEKARAKERVFSFRDEFGQWDPKNQRPELWSVFNTRIDRGEHIRVFPISNWTELDVWAYIRRERLELPSIYFAHERSVFERDGILLADSPIIERDDTEVPFTETVRYRTVGDLTCTGAVKSTAVELDDIIAEIAATRITERGQTRADDRASEAAMEDRKREGYF, encoded by the coding sequence ATGGGTCAGGCGAGTCAGCAGGCGCCCGGGCGCTACCAGCTCTCCCAGCTGGACGTCCTCGAGGCCGAGGCGATCTTCATCATGCGCGAGGTGGCCGCGGAGTTCGAGCGGCCGGTGCTGCTCTTCTCCGGCGGCAAGGACTCGATCGTCATGCTCCGCCTCGCGGAGAAGGCCTTCTGGCCGGGCGCCGTCCCCTTCCCGGTCATGCACGTCGACACCGGCCACAACTTCCCCGAGGTCATCGAGTTCCGGGACCGCCGGGTCGAGCAGGCCGGGGTGCGCCTGGTCGTCGCCTCCGTCCAGGAGCAGATCGACGCGGGCAAGGTCGCCGAGCCCACCGGCCGCTGGGCCAGCCGCAACCGCCTCCAGACCGCCGCCCTGCTGGAGGCCATCGAGGAGCACGGGTTCGACGCGGCCTTCGGCGGCGCCCGCCGCGACGAGGAGAAGGCCCGCGCCAAGGAGCGCGTGTTCTCCTTCCGCGACGAGTTCGGCCAGTGGGACCCCAAGAACCAGCGCCCCGAGCTGTGGAGCGTGTTCAACACCCGCATCGACCGGGGCGAGCACATCCGGGTCTTCCCGATCTCCAACTGGACCGAGCTGGACGTGTGGGCCTACATCCGGCGGGAGCGGCTGGAGCTGCCCTCCATCTACTTCGCGCACGAGCGCAGCGTGTTCGAGCGCGACGGCATCCTGCTCGCCGACTCCCCGATCATCGAGCGCGACGACACCGAGGTCCCCTTCACCGAGACCGTGCGCTACCGCACGGTGGGCGACCTGACCTGCACCGGCGCGGTGAAGTCGACCGCCGTGGAGCTCGACGACATCATCGCCGAGATCGCCGCGACCCGGATCACCGAGCGCGGGCAGACCCGGGCCGACGACCGCGCCAGCGAGGCCGCGATGGAGGACCGCAAGCGCGAGGGCTACTTCTAG
- a CDS encoding glycosyltransferase — protein MTEQTTRPAPRPDGSDHPDIVVSIGTDHHAFDRLVRWIDDYARTHRDLRILVQHGHSAQPLAASGTPFLPGDDLGELMRAARVVVTHGGPGTIVQARRAGHLPVVVPRDPELGEHVDDHQLLFVSRLEEAGRVRACSSPQQLYALLDKALSSPDDFRVGPQDDEGAVRSALRAGALIDLVAPGARTPDPRPRPESEEVTDWPEVTVVVPTRDRPELLRRTLRAISEQDYPGTITTIVVYDNDQPDPSLARAEGTRPVRVVTNTLTPGLAGARNTGVLAAHTDLVAFCDDDDTWLPGKLRAQVRVMLQEPGTDLVCCGITVVYDRVEAVRTLDRTSVTFGDLLGSRLTELHPSTFLIRRRAMIDGCGTVSEEIPGSYAEDYELLLRLARRGPIRNIPETGVRVLWHRRSHFSGRWQTIATALRWLLERYPEFRLVPRGHARVAGQIAFAEAAAGHRRAALRWIGTTLRARPAEARALLAFLVVLGVPPGWIMRALHLRGKGL, from the coding sequence GTGACCGAACAGACCACCCGACCCGCGCCCCGGCCCGACGGCAGCGACCACCCGGACATCGTGGTGAGCATCGGGACCGACCACCACGCGTTCGACCGGCTCGTGCGCTGGATCGACGACTACGCCCGGACCCACCGGGACCTGCGGATCCTGGTGCAGCACGGGCACAGCGCGCAGCCGCTGGCGGCGTCGGGGACGCCGTTCCTGCCGGGGGACGACCTAGGGGAGCTGATGCGCGCCGCGCGGGTGGTGGTCACCCACGGGGGGCCGGGGACGATCGTGCAGGCGCGCCGGGCGGGGCACCTGCCGGTGGTGGTGCCGCGCGACCCGGAGCTGGGCGAGCACGTGGACGACCACCAGCTGCTGTTCGTGTCCCGGCTGGAGGAGGCCGGCCGCGTGCGCGCCTGCTCCAGCCCCCAGCAGCTCTACGCCCTGCTGGACAAGGCGCTGTCCTCCCCGGACGACTTCCGCGTCGGCCCCCAGGACGACGAGGGCGCGGTCCGCTCCGCACTGCGCGCGGGGGCCCTCATCGACCTGGTCGCCCCCGGGGCCCGGACTCCGGACCCGCGGCCCCGTCCGGAGTCCGAGGAGGTCACGGACTGGCCCGAGGTCACCGTCGTCGTCCCCACCCGCGACCGGCCCGAGCTCCTGCGCCGCACCCTGCGGGCGATCTCCGAGCAGGACTACCCCGGCACCATCACCACGATCGTGGTCTACGACAACGACCAACCCGACCCCTCCCTGGCCCGCGCCGAGGGGACCCGGCCGGTCCGGGTGGTGACCAACACCCTGACCCCGGGCCTGGCGGGGGCGCGGAACACCGGCGTCCTCGCGGCGCACACGGACCTGGTGGCGTTCTGCGACGACGACGACACCTGGCTGCCGGGCAAGCTGCGCGCCCAGGTCCGGGTCATGCTCCAAGAGCCGGGGACGGACCTGGTGTGCTGCGGCATCACCGTGGTCTACGACAGGGTCGAGGCGGTGCGGACGCTGGACCGCACCAGTGTCACCTTCGGCGACCTGCTGGGGTCGCGGCTGACCGAGCTGCACCCGTCGACGTTCCTCATCCGCCGCCGGGCGATGATCGACGGCTGCGGGACCGTGAGCGAGGAAATCCCCGGCAGCTACGCCGAGGACTACGAGCTGCTGCTGCGCCTGGCCCGCCGCGGGCCCATCCGCAACATCCCCGAGACCGGCGTGCGCGTCCTGTGGCACCGCCGCTCGCACTTCTCCGGCCGCTGGCAGACCATCGCCACCGCGCTGCGCTGGCTGCTGGAGCGCTACCCGGAGTTCCGCCTGGTCCCCCGCGGCCACGCCCGCGTCGCCGGGCAGATCGCCTTCGCCGAGGCCGCCGCCGGACACCGCCGCGCCGCCCTGCGCTGGATCGGCACGACCCTGCGCGCCCGCCCCGCGGAGGCCCGGGCCCTCCTGGCGTTCCTGGTGGTGCTGGGCGTCCCGCCGGGCTGGATCATGCGCGCCCTGCACCTGCGCGGCAAGGGTCTGTGA
- the cysN gene encoding sulfate adenylyltransferase subunit CysN — MSNDILRFATAGSVDDGKSTLIGRLLFDSKSIFEDQLDAVERTSAARGEEHTNLALLTDGLRAEREQGITIDVAYRYFATPKRTFIIADTPGHIQYTRNMVTGASTADLAIILVDARKGLQEQSRRHAFLTTLLQVPHLVLAVNKMDLVDYDQARFEEIKAEFTDFAAKLDARDLTFVPISALHGDNVVERSENMPWYSGPSLLHHLENVHIASDRNLIDARFPVQYVIRPHRSDDPELHDYRGYAGQLAGGVLKPGDEVVHLPSGLTSRIARITTADGDVAEAFAPMSVTLLLEDEIDISRGDMICRPNNTPTASQDIEAMVCWMTDARKLTPRSKLIVKHTTRTAKVMVKDLRYRLDVNTLHRDEQADHLALNEIGRVRLRSTQPLFVDEYSRNRQTGGFILIDEATNATVGAGMVVRAD, encoded by the coding sequence ATGAGCAACGACATCCTGCGGTTCGCCACGGCGGGCTCCGTGGACGACGGCAAGAGCACCCTGATCGGCCGCCTGCTGTTCGACTCCAAGTCGATCTTCGAGGACCAGCTCGACGCGGTGGAGCGGACCAGCGCCGCGCGCGGCGAGGAGCACACCAACCTGGCGCTGCTCACCGACGGCCTGCGGGCCGAGCGCGAACAGGGCATCACCATCGACGTGGCCTACCGGTACTTCGCCACGCCCAAGCGGACGTTCATCATCGCGGACACCCCCGGGCACATCCAGTACACCCGCAACATGGTCACCGGGGCCTCCACCGCCGACCTGGCGATCATCCTGGTGGACGCGCGCAAGGGCCTCCAGGAGCAGAGCCGCCGGCACGCCTTCCTCACCACGCTGCTCCAGGTCCCGCACCTGGTCCTGGCGGTCAACAAGATGGACCTGGTCGACTACGACCAGGCCCGGTTCGAGGAGATCAAGGCAGAGTTCACCGACTTCGCCGCCAAGCTGGACGCGCGCGACCTCACCTTCGTGCCCATCTCCGCCCTGCACGGCGACAACGTGGTGGAGCGCTCCGAGAACATGCCCTGGTACAGCGGCCCCTCGCTGCTGCACCACCTGGAGAACGTGCACATCGCCTCGGACCGCAACCTCATCGACGCGCGGTTCCCGGTGCAGTACGTGATCCGGCCGCACCGGTCCGACGACCCCGAACTGCACGACTACCGCGGCTACGCGGGCCAGCTCGCCGGGGGAGTGCTCAAGCCGGGGGACGAGGTGGTGCACCTGCCGTCCGGGCTGACCAGCCGGATCGCCAGGATCACCACGGCGGACGGGGACGTCGCCGAGGCGTTCGCGCCGATGTCGGTCACCCTCCTGCTGGAGGACGAGATCGACATCTCCCGGGGCGACATGATCTGCCGCCCCAACAACACGCCCACGGCGTCCCAGGACATCGAGGCGATGGTCTGCTGGATGACGGACGCGCGCAAGCTGACACCGCGCTCCAAGCTCATCGTCAAGCACACCACCCGCACGGCGAAGGTCATGGTGAAGGACCTGCGCTACCGGCTGGACGTCAACACGCTGCACCGCGACGAGCAGGCCGACCACCTGGCGCTCAACGAGATCGGCCGGGTGCGGCTGCGCTCCACCCAGCCGCTGTTCGTCGACGAGTACTCGCGCAATCGGCAGACGGGCGGGTTCATCCTCATCGACGAGGCCACCAACGCCACGGTCGGCGCCGGCATGGTCGTCCGGGCCGACTAG
- a CDS encoding sulfotransferase domain-containing protein has product MGRSGSTLIERLLGELPGFCSVGETVHLWRRGVVENELCGCGLPFADCGFWEDVGREAFGGWQRLDVRRVLGLKDRVDRTRFLPVLLNGSDEGPLAERSVRYTELYHRLYTAIALVGGSSVIVDASKHASLAACLRWRYGARMRLLHVVRDPRAVAHSWSKRVPRPDASPDSSEPEMARYSAGRSAVQWMAQNACFDALARRGIPTLRVRYEDFTAAPNEEFARIAEFAGYRGECPDLEDGVSLSRGHALSGNPMRFAAGPVGVRSDQGWREALPPWRRRLVTAMTVPGRRRYGY; this is encoded by the coding sequence ATGGGCCGTTCCGGATCGACCCTGATCGAGCGGCTGCTGGGCGAGCTGCCCGGGTTCTGCTCGGTCGGCGAGACGGTGCACCTGTGGCGGCGCGGGGTGGTGGAGAACGAGCTCTGCGGGTGCGGGCTGCCGTTCGCCGACTGCGGGTTCTGGGAGGACGTGGGCAGGGAGGCGTTCGGTGGCTGGCAGCGGCTGGACGTGCGGCGCGTGCTGGGCCTCAAGGACCGCGTGGACCGGACCCGTTTCCTGCCCGTCCTGCTCAACGGCTCGGACGAGGGGCCGCTGGCTGAGCGCAGCGTCCGCTACACCGAGCTGTACCACCGGCTCTACACCGCGATCGCCCTGGTCGGCGGCTCGTCGGTGATCGTCGACGCCAGCAAGCACGCCTCCCTGGCCGCCTGTCTGCGCTGGCGGTACGGGGCCCGGATGCGGCTGCTGCACGTGGTGCGCGACCCCCGGGCGGTGGCGCACTCCTGGAGCAAGCGGGTGCCCCGGCCGGACGCCTCGCCCGACAGCAGCGAACCGGAGATGGCCCGCTACTCCGCGGGGCGCTCCGCGGTGCAGTGGATGGCGCAGAACGCCTGCTTCGACGCCCTGGCCCGGCGCGGCATCCCCACGCTGCGGGTGCGCTACGAGGACTTCACGGCCGCGCCGAACGAGGAGTTCGCGCGCATCGCCGAGTTCGCCGGGTACCGGGGGGAGTGCCCGGACCTGGAGGACGGAGTGTCGCTGTCGCGGGGGCACGCCCTGTCGGGCAACCCGATGCGCTTCGCCGCCGGGCCGGTGGGGGTGCGCTCCGACCAGGGGTGGCGTGAGGCCCTGCCGCCGTGGCGGCGGAGGCTGGTGACGGCGATGACGGTACCGGGGCGGCGGCGGTACGGGTACTGA
- a CDS encoding DUF308 domain-containing protein, with the protein MTVSDTAAPSRFDAALRRLYLVRFAFAVAWAAVLFPASGSAGPLLTALLVVYPLFDAGAVLWQLRTGDRDPGAPRAAEWTNVVVSAAVAVALGWASTVSTAAVLAVWGVWAVGSGIPQLVAAVRRRGAGGRVPQILSGGISVLAGAAFLAQGLRGSGDIAGVGGYAAVGGVFFLVSAVRLGVLLRRKAS; encoded by the coding sequence ATGACCGTGTCCGACACGGCCGCGCCGTCGCGGTTCGACGCCGCGCTGCGCCGCCTGTACCTCGTCCGCTTCGCCTTCGCCGTCGCCTGGGCGGCGGTCCTGTTCCCGGCCTCGGGGAGCGCGGGGCCGCTGCTGACCGCCCTCCTCGTCGTCTACCCGCTCTTCGACGCGGGCGCGGTCCTGTGGCAGCTGCGCACCGGGGACCGGGACCCCGGCGCGCCCCGGGCGGCGGAGTGGACCAACGTGGTGGTCAGCGCCGCCGTGGCCGTCGCCCTGGGCTGGGCGTCGACGGTCTCCACCGCCGCAGTCCTCGCCGTCTGGGGCGTGTGGGCCGTGGGCTCCGGCATCCCCCAGCTCGTCGCCGCCGTCCGCCGACGAGGTGCCGGTGGCCGGGTGCCGCAGATCCTCAGCGGCGGGATCTCGGTCCTGGCCGGGGCCGCCTTCCTGGCCCAGGGACTGCGGGGCTCCGGCGACATCGCCGGGGTCGGCGGCTACGCGGCCGTCGGCGGGGTCTTCTTCCTGGTCTCCGCCGTCCGGCTGGGAGTCCTGCTGCGGAGGAAGGCGTCATGA
- a CDS encoding S8 family peptidase produces the protein MHKHHPRRAVIGFVAAGALSVPLALSGAVAAGADELAPLYTSTDAVSGEWFVVLEETMGTASVTPSALGIAANDVNHTYEEVFQGYSATLTTAEVQELRAQDGVAYVEQVGVAHTTATWGLDRIDQEDLPLDDSYTTTADGSGVSAYIIDTGIDPDHPDFEGRASSAFDAYGGDGFDGNGHGTHVAGTIGSATYGVAPAADLFGVKVLSDSGSGSYDDVIAGIDWVAANAPDNSVANLSLGGPASQAVDDAVNALADSGVFVAVAAGNEGQDANNVSPARAEGVTTVGASDRNDAAAYFSNHGSPVDLYAPGVAIESTVPGGGVEALSGTSMASPHVAGAAALYKSANGDADQATIQDWLVANGGQDKLSGVPSGTVNILLNVQGL, from the coding sequence GTGCATAAGCACCACCCCCGCCGGGCCGTGATCGGCTTCGTCGCCGCCGGCGCCCTCTCCGTCCCCCTGGCCCTGTCCGGCGCCGTCGCCGCCGGCGCCGACGAGCTGGCCCCCCTCTACACGAGCACCGACGCCGTCTCGGGCGAGTGGTTCGTGGTCCTGGAGGAGACCATGGGCACCGCGTCGGTCACCCCGAGCGCGCTCGGGATCGCGGCGAACGACGTCAACCACACCTACGAGGAGGTCTTCCAGGGGTACTCCGCGACCCTGACCACCGCCGAGGTGCAGGAGCTGCGGGCCCAGGACGGCGTGGCCTACGTCGAGCAGGTCGGCGTCGCCCACACGACCGCCACCTGGGGCCTGGACCGCATCGACCAGGAGGACCTCCCCCTGGACGACTCCTACACCACCACGGCCGACGGCTCCGGCGTCTCCGCCTACATCATCGACACCGGCATCGACCCGGACCACCCCGACTTCGAGGGCCGGGCCTCCTCCGCCTTCGACGCCTACGGCGGCGACGGGTTCGACGGCAACGGCCACGGCACCCACGTCGCGGGCACCATCGGCTCCGCGACCTACGGTGTGGCCCCGGCCGCCGACCTGTTCGGCGTCAAGGTGCTGAGCGACAGCGGCTCGGGCAGCTACGACGACGTCATCGCCGGTATCGACTGGGTGGCCGCCAACGCCCCCGACAACTCCGTCGCCAACCTGTCCCTGGGCGGCCCCGCCTCCCAGGCCGTGGACGACGCCGTCAACGCCCTGGCCGACTCCGGCGTGTTCGTGGCGGTCGCCGCGGGCAACGAGGGCCAGGACGCGAACAACGTCTCCCCGGCCCGCGCCGAGGGCGTCACCACCGTCGGCGCCTCCGACCGCAACGACGCCGCGGCCTACTTCTCCAACCACGGCTCCCCGGTGGACCTGTACGCCCCGGGCGTCGCGATCGAGTCGACCGTTCCGGGCGGCGGCGTCGAGGCCCTCTCCGGCACCTCGATGGCCAGCCCGCACGTGGCCGGCGCGGCCGCGCTGTACAAGAGCGCCAACGGCGACGCCGACCAGGCCACCATCCAGGACTGGCTGGTCGCCAACGGCGGGCAGGACAAGCTGAGCGGCGTCCCCTCGGGCACCGTGAACATCCTGCTCAACGTCCAGGGCCTGTGA
- a CDS encoding glycoside hydrolase family 26 protein, with protein sequence MDSGPVRVMASMGAVLLTLTLTGADGGGPTGQTGQAEAPRRSFTAPMLGLPSGAEYRCTVSEILEPSCGVWWGGSPHEGDVAQLEEAAGRRMDIVYTWRGIDQAQVPGERERRLVAEGRFVHTNIEARRFTRPGHPDVSYRSILAGEFDGVLRDQARAVAALEAPYFLTFDHEADANKRYNKRGTPQEFTRAWRHIVDLYEEEGADNAIWVWNVTGWRDNLDRLPGLWPGNEYVDWISWEAYNMTGCDLMPGWDHVDSFEDALRPAYEWIQNEGPKHGIDPAKPVMIGEMGTTFIGARETLEWYADVPRVLPEYERIRAVKVWDSKVSEGCDFRLGVNRYAQQGFEMAGRDPYVNMPDRVRRLVEYAHRD encoded by the coding sequence GTGGACAGCGGACCGGTACGGGTGATGGCGTCGATGGGGGCCGTGCTGCTCACCCTCACTCTCACCGGAGCGGACGGGGGCGGGCCGACCGGGCAGACCGGGCAGGCGGAGGCGCCCCGGCGCTCGTTCACCGCGCCCATGCTGGGACTGCCCTCCGGGGCCGAGTACCGCTGCACCGTCTCGGAGATCCTCGAACCCAGCTGCGGGGTGTGGTGGGGCGGCAGCCCCCACGAGGGCGACGTCGCCCAGCTGGAGGAGGCCGCCGGGCGCCGGATGGACATCGTGTACACCTGGCGCGGCATCGACCAGGCCCAGGTCCCCGGCGAGCGGGAGCGGCGCCTGGTGGCCGAGGGGCGGTTCGTGCACACCAACATCGAGGCGCGCAGGTTCACGCGGCCCGGGCACCCCGACGTGTCCTACCGGTCCATCCTGGCCGGGGAGTTCGACGGGGTGCTGCGCGACCAGGCGCGCGCGGTGGCCGCGCTGGAGGCGCCCTACTTCCTCACCTTCGACCACGAGGCGGACGCCAACAAGCGCTACAACAAGCGCGGGACGCCGCAGGAGTTCACCCGGGCGTGGCGGCACATCGTCGACCTCTACGAGGAGGAGGGGGCCGACAACGCCATCTGGGTGTGGAACGTGACCGGCTGGCGGGACAACCTCGACCGGCTGCCGGGGCTGTGGCCGGGCAACGAGTACGTCGACTGGATCAGCTGGGAGGCGTACAACATGACCGGCTGCGACCTCATGCCGGGGTGGGACCACGTGGACTCGTTCGAGGACGCGCTGCGGCCGGCGTACGAGTGGATCCAGAACGAGGGCCCGAAGCACGGGATCGACCCGGCCAAGCCGGTGATGATCGGCGAGATGGGGACGACGTTCATCGGGGCGCGGGAGACCCTGGAGTGGTACGCGGACGTGCCGCGCGTGCTGCCCGAGTACGAGCGGATCCGGGCCGTGAAGGTCTGGGACAGCAAGGTGTCGGAGGGGTGCGACTTCCGGCTGGGGGTCAACCGGTACGCGCAGCAGGGGTTCGAGATGGCGGGCCGGGACCCGTACGTGAACATGCCGGACCGGGTGCGGCGGCTGGTGGAGTACGCGCACCGGGACTGA
- a CDS encoding UDP-N-acetylglucosamine--LPS N-acetylglucosamine transferase: protein MSSRPVLLVASNGGHLAQLCALRPWWEGRERAWVTFRTPDAESALAGERVHWAYHPTTRNAGNLLRNTGLASRVLRTERPAVVVSTGAGVALPFFALGRLCRVPTVYIEVYDRIDTPTLTARLCRPFTRLSLAQWEEQRAFMPTAITVGPLL from the coding sequence ATGTCTTCGCGACCGGTTCTCCTGGTGGCCTCCAACGGAGGGCACCTCGCCCAGCTGTGCGCGCTCCGCCCCTGGTGGGAGGGGCGCGAGCGGGCCTGGGTGACCTTCCGGACCCCGGACGCCGAGTCCGCGCTGGCGGGTGAACGCGTTCACTGGGCGTATCACCCGACCACCCGCAACGCGGGCAACCTGCTGCGCAACACGGGGCTCGCGTCCCGCGTCCTGCGCACCGAGCGGCCGGCCGTGGTGGTGTCGACGGGGGCGGGGGTGGCCCTGCCGTTCTTCGCCCTGGGGCGGCTGTGCCGCGTCCCGACCGTCTACATCGAGGTCTACGACCGGATCGACACCCCGACGCTCACCGCCCGGCTGTGCCGTCCCTTCACGCGGCTGTCCCTCGCCCAGTGGGAGGAGCAGCGCGCCTTCATGCCGACCGCCATCACGGTAGGACCGCTCCTGTGA